TTGCAATTATTAATTGAAAAATTAGAAAAAGATGCCAGCTAAAGAAATCAAAGAATTAAGAGATTCAGGAAAATTAGAAGAAGCTTTGGCTATGGCGCAAAGTGAATTAGAAGCGAATCCTGAAAATATTTGGGGAAAAAGAAATTTAGCATGGGTGTATTATACATTCTTAAAAAGAGATCAAGGGAGTCAAGATGCTTTTTTACCAATGATTTTAAAAGTTCTTGAATTAAAATTACCAGAAGATGAAGTGATGTTTTATGAGCAGATTTGTTGGATGATTGGTGGGCATATTTTTAAAATATCAAAAAGTGAATTAAGTAATATTGATAAATTCAACGCAGTAAATTTGATTTTTAATTCAATAAAGACATTAAAATTTGAGCAATCAAAAGGACATAGCTTTTTGTTAAAATCATTACACAACGCATTTAAAGAAGTTTCTTCAGAAGGGCAATTTAATTCGGATAATTTATTAATGTCTTCAAAAAGTTATTTAGAACTTTTTCAATGGGCAGGATTTGAAAGTTTTTTAGATGAAGATTATGAACCTTTCGAAATGAATGGTAGAAAGATTATGTCTTTTGTTGAGCAAGTTATTATTGGGTACTCTAAAGTTTTATTAAAAGGTGAACGTATAAATACTAATGGTTTTATTAAAGCTATAAACGAAGAAAAAACAGATGATTTTTTATTTTTCATAAATTCTGTAATAGATAATCATCCAGCGTTTCAATACTCGTTATATTATAAGTCAAAATTATTATTAGCATTAGAAAGATTTGACGATGCTAAAAAATCATTAATTCCTTTTGTGAAAAAGAAAAAGAATGATTTTTGGGTTTGGGACTTATTAGGAGAAGCATATTCGAATGACGCTGATGTTCAGGTTGCTTGTTTATGTAAAGCATTAACATTAAACACTAAAGAAAGTTTTTTAGTAAAGGTTCATCAGAAACTAGCTGATTTGTTGGTTGATAAGGAATTGTATAATGAAGCTTCTGCAGAAATCATAAATTCTATTTCCATTAGACAGAAGAATAATTGGAAAATTAATAATGAATTATTAAAATATACACATCAAGAATGGTTCGCAAAAGATGTACATAAAAATGAGAACAAACGATTCTATATTGATCAAGCTGTTCTTGCAGAAGAGCTATTGTATAATAATCATGAAGAAATAGTTGTTGTTATAGATTTTGTAAATACCAATAAAAAGGTCGTAAACTTTATAAAGGATAAAACAACCAATGGGTTTTTCAGCTACAAGCATTTAAAAATGAACCCGAAAATAGGAGACATTTATAACGCAAGATTAAACCCAGTTGGTGTCGATGGATTTTATAAAGTATTAACTTTTAAAAGAAGTCCAAATACTAATGCTGAAGTAATAAAAAATGTTTCAGGGAATTTAAGAATCGCAGTAAATAGAGATTTTGGCTTTATAAATGATAATTTCGTTTCTCCGGATTTAATTAAAAAACACAAATTAAAGAATGGAGATGAAATTACAGGTAAGAAAATATTGTCTTTTGATAAAAAGAAAAATGATTGGGGTTGGAAAGTTTTTGAACTTGATATTTAATACTTTAAAAAATTAAAATCATACAAAACTTTAGAGATGATTAAACTAAATTAAATAAATGAGATTCCCAGTTCCCCCATTTTTTGAAAGAGATAAAGTTTACAACATTTCTGAAGTTGAAACATGGTTTGATGAAAATTGGCAAAAATATAATTGGGTTGCAGATTTATGGCGTTGTAAATATTGTTCTAATAGAAGAAGAAAATTACCCTGTATTTGTAAAGAACCTGATGAGCAATGGAAGTTTTTAAAATTGTATGAAGCCATAGATGAACTGTTAAGATTTCACAGAAAAGAAACATATTTTAAAAACGAATTGATAGAATATAACGAAGCGAAATATTCGGATATTAATTTAAAAATATGGGCTGCTAAAAATGAAAAAATAGGCACTGATGGTTGTGTATCTTTTTCATCGAAATATCTTAAAGAAGGTAAAGATTGTGATAAAACTAGGTCAATAAGAGTTTATGGAAGTTCAGAGTTGGAGTTATTTGTTGTAAATAAAATCAGAGAACAAGCAGGTAGAGGTGGTAATAAAACCAAATTAGATTTTGAGGTGTTCATTCAAAAGCAAGATTTTAAATATACAATTGAATTTATAAAAGTATTCGATGATGTTTTTTGGGTTCAAGAAATACTACCAGAAAGTATTACTAGAATTGAAAAAAAATAGATATCTACCTTATAAATCCCACAACACAAAACCCAATTTATTGAGAAAAACAATAAACTTTTTCTTTTGTGTTGTTCCGCTCGCCAACGCATAGTTGGTTTTATGACACAATACTTGTAGCCAAAGCTATAATGGCACATTGCTTATTTCATTTAAAGTTAATTATTTCTATAAATTGGTACAATAAAAAAGCAAAGAGCCATTGCCAAAGCTCAAACAACTATTTCGCCATAAAACCAACCCCAAGCTAAGTTACATAATGCGCAGTTATAGTCCTCTTTCGTAAACTACAGGGTCTATAACGCCATTATGTAAAATAGCCGCACATCCAACGCGCACATCCGTTATTAATAATAACATTTAGATATTTAAACAACATTCAGTCTTTAATGCATTGTTTTTATAAGTGCTTAAGGGTACTATAAATTCTACTTTATAATTGTATAACTAAAATTAGAAAATTAAAGACAAATTATAAAGCACCTATAAAATCAAAAAAAAAGCCAATAAGAGTAAAACTTTTTATTTGTAAAGCAATGCAGTAAATACCGTTTTCACCAAAAGCAAATGCGTTAAGAACTTTAAAAATAATCATTTAAAAAAGTAAGAATGTAGTAATGTAAAAGAGTAATAGTAGCATTCGCTTTTAATAAAACCTCACAAAAATAGTTAGTACAAATAAAAAGTTACACACTTATTCTCGCTGCTGCCTGCGCACTAGGTACTTCGTCTTTAATTATTTCCACGTAATTGCTTTTTCCATCTAAATTAGTTTGAACTATTCAATTCTTTGGTATCTATTTTCTAAAATAGTTTTGTAGGCTGTTTTCATTTCATCTGATAAAAAAGAACTGTTGATCAATTCTATTGCTTTTGATTTATTTTTAAACATACGTTTAAAAACGCCTTTAATTTGTTTGTCTGTTAAAGCTAAAAACTGTCCCAGTTTTTCAAAGTGTTCTTTTTTAAATTTCTTTTTTTTTCCTCCTAGCGTAAGTGCTAATTCTTCTGTGTCTTCTGGTAAAACAATACACACATTTAACAAGTCATAAGCGGGTGAAAGTATCCATTCAGTAGTATCTTCTATCATCGAAAAATTCTTTAAATGCATATCATTATTCCCTGTTAAAAAGCTAAACAGCGTTAATTCAAAAAAGAAGATTTTATCAAGTAAAGTATTACGTGAATATTGTCCAATAGCTTTTCCTACTTTTTCCATAGAGCTTTTGTATTTATCATAAGCTTCAGTAACCTGAAATAAATCCAACATATGTATTTTTTCTCCTTCAGTAGTTCTATCAATTCTTTTAGTGATATAAGCAAGTTCTCCAGAAGCAAGTCGTATCAAGCTAGAAGGCACAACGTTCAATCCAAAGGCAGCTGCAATTCTCATTGTCAAATGTTCATTTTCTGGTATTTCTCTAAATTGTGGAGTAGGTGGTTTAAAAATATAGTGTCCTCCCAAGGCCCCAACCACTGTAAGTCTTGGGGTTTCTTTTGTGCTAATATTGTTGTCTAAAGACATCGATAGTTTGGGTTGTACACCTGGTACTGCAATACTTCTTTCTACAACGTTTTTTGCTAAAGTCCCCATGTCTTCAAGACGATATGGAATCTCTGGCGCTTCTTTGGTTCCAAAGAATTCCAAGGCACATTTTTCATGAAAATCAGTTTCAGTGGTCAATGTGTTGTAACAATACAAACAGTTTTTTTTAGACTTCATCGTTTTCTTTTATAGGGATAACACTAACAGCTCCGATACAATTTTGACAACAGGCCAAAAGCAATCCCATACTGTCATTCGCTTTTATTTTCCAGTTTTTTGTAGCAATCTCTAACAACCATCCTTCTGGTATTAATCCTTCAAAAAAAGGAAACAAACGAGCACTTGTATAGGGATCTGTTCTTACAGGCATGTTAAACGTGATAAATTGTTTAGGATAATGGGCTACATAAGAAGCATCATATGTAAAAACAAAATCTCCTTCTGCAGTTTCTAGAATAATACCTGCAAGTGTCTCTTTATAATATACATTACCTTGTCTCATCGTCTATACTTTTTTTTGCTATTGGGGCTAACTCATGACCAAACATGGCTAATACCAAATTCACTTTTTCTAAATTTAAATTGGTTTTACCTTGTTCTATTTTTCTAATAACGGTCAAAGCAACACCTGTACGTTCAGCAAACTCTTCTTGGGTAAGATGTACTTCTTTTCTACGATTTTTAACAAATTCTGATAATAGCTTCATTATATGCTTTTAAATATAAATATAGGCAAATATACTAAATTATATGTATATAGATATAATTTAGTGACTAGAAGTATTTTTATATGCTTTTAGATATAGTAAAAATAATAAGAGAAAAAGAAAAACAAAAAAAAGACAGCAAAACAAATGCTTCCCTGAGCAGCGCACTTGTTTCAGAATCTCGTAATCTCAATGTAAAAAACAACGATATCAAAATTTTGTCATTGTAAATCCATCGCTATTAGCCTATAAAGGTCAAGCCCTTCGGGTTTTGAAAAAAATCTCCACCAACTAAAAAATTCAGTATTAAAAAGTCAACAGGCTAGTGGTTGGTAGTATTTTTCTCAAAAACCTTGATAGTCTAGCCTCACCATTTAAAAAACAGCTTTCTTTTTGTTGTTTTCCTTTCCAAAATTTTATGGGCAAAAAAATAGCAAAAGAATCTGAACCTTAAAAATGGATACTTATGCAAAATTTTGAAATCAAGACACATCAAATCGGACGCACATAAAAAGCGCCACATTTTTTTATTTTAAACAAAGGGCTAAATAGCGGAAAACCGCTAGACAAACCTTGTCCAAATTGCTTTGTAATTACTGTAAAAACAAAAGCAAAAAGAGAATCCCTGTATTATTTGTGTTTATCCTTAAAAGTAGGGCAATTCTTTGCCTATTATTTAAAAGGATCAGTGATTCCTTTTATTGGTATCTCAGATGCTAAAAAAGTAATCAATACTGCTTTGCAAAATTATGAAGCACAACAATGGCAAATGAAAGTTGAAAAACTCAAAAAGATTACAGCTTTTGAAGAAAACTTAAAACAGCAGTTGTCAACCATTTCAAAATTAAAAACTGCGCTACTAAGAGCATAGGTTCAGCAAACAACGAACAACCAACAACGAAAAACGAATAAATGAAAGTAATCATAGCTGGAAGCAGAAACTTCATCAATTATCATGAATTAAAAAAAGAATGCAACCAATTCCTCCTGGATAAAAAAAATATCGAAATTGTATCGGGTGATCATTATAAAGGAGCTGACAAATTGGGAGTCTAGTATGCGAATGAAAAAGGTTTTAACATTGTGAGATTTCCTGCAGAATGGAACAAATTCGGAAAAGCTGCAGGACCCGTAAGGAATAAAGAAATGGCAATATATGCAGACGCATTAATTGCTTTTTGGGATGGAAAGAGCAGAGGTACTAAGAATATGATTCAGTTGGCAAAACAAAATGGATTGTTATTGAAAGTTATATTGTTTTAAATCATAAAAAAAGCCCGATCGTTAGATCGAACTTTTATTTTCCTGAAGCTTGTTCTGAATTTATGTCAGAATCTCACAGGAACTATTCAGTAAAGGTTACCACATCCAAACTGAAACGTTGTCTTGAATTTATTTAGGGATCTTTTTAATGATTCTAAAATTTTCTTTTACGTTTTGTAATTTTTTTTAAGAGTAGGGAAACTATAAAACTGACAGTTGCTCCAACCACTGCTAAAATAATAGTCTTTACAATGTCTTGAGTAAAAATAACAGGACTTACACTTAATAAAGTTCCAGATGCAGTTCCAACTTTTAAGTGAAGGTCTGTTCTCATGGTCCTGAATTCTTTTTAGTATTATTTTTTAATTCTTTTTCTTCGGTATCTTTAACCGTAACTTGACTCACTGCAGATATAACACCCCCAGCAACAGCCACATATCCTGCAACAGTGATTACTGCAGCTGGCAATGTAATGGGGGCAGCCAAAAGACTTCCACTAACTGCTAATAAAGACAAACCAATGGTTCTTAAAACTCTAAAAAATTTTGGTGTGGGTGCTTTTGCACGTTCTTGAATGTTCATGATAAAATAGTTTAAATGAATAATTGACTTCTAAAATAGGATAGGGAAGAGGTAATTCTCAATTGCACGTGTGTATTTTTAGCAAGTGCTGGTAAAACCAAACTCGTTAATTTATGGAATGCTTTTCTTGACGAATTTCCTTTTCCAATCCCTGTATGATTACTTACAGGTGCAATACAGCCTTCTAATTCTTTAATCGCATCATTTGCTGGATGCAATAAAATCAAACTTCTACCAGGTACATCTTGCAAGTGGATATGATGTTTAAATTTTTGACTGTAGCGTTTCTGTAAAGTATATAAACCTTCAGGAACACAAGAAATGTTTCTTTTATTCTGAATCCAGGGAAGTTCTATGGTATAACATACAAACTGACCAAGGTAAAGAAGTATTCCTTGTGTGCCTTCAGGAAAATAGGTTCTGTGTAAAACAAATACCATTATACACCTCCATCTACTTTTACCAAAGAAAGCGCATTGTAGGCTCCGTTTTTCAAAGGATACATTTGCCCGTTTACTTCTTGATAAAATTCAATACCTAGTGCTAAAAACAACGGATGTGTGCTATTTGCAGTCACAGCATTACTTAAGTTGATGACAGCTGTAGCAGTGGGATCCCATGGTAAAATGGCAGTTTCTGAAGTTGCAACCACAGAAGTTTCATTCTCAAAATCAATTTCTGCCCCTCCAGAAATTACTTTAAAATGAGTTGTACCATTAGGCGCTGCAATCATATTTGCAGGTGTAAAACTTGGAATGTCAATATCCAAAGTTCCTGCTGCACGATCAATAGCTCCAGTATAAGCAGCAAACAAACTTGTACCTAGTTTTCCATTAATATTGAATTCAAAATCAGTCAATAATTCTGCTTCTCCATCAATAACATTTCTTAATCCACGTAAATTGACAGTATCTGCCTGAATCACTTTTATCATAGATTTGTGCAATCTACTTACCATTCTATTATCAGATGCATTTAATAAGAGTAAACGCATGGCAACTCTTAACACTTTACCGGCTTTTCCTGCACGTCCAAACTCAGAACCATTTTCTCGAGTTCTTTGAAATGCAGGATCTGATGCTATTCGTTTGGCATCAATACCTCCTTTTTCTCTCGCCAAATGGCCGTCTTTTGTTTTGTAAAAAGTAATACCTCCAATAGTACCTTTTAATTTAATAATTCCTTTTTGTCTTGCCATAATTTCTAAATTTTAATGATTATACACTCAAATATTAAAGGTTTTTGTCAATAAAAAAAGGAGTGCTTGTTCCAAATGTCAGTCACTGGTACAAATGGCAGCCAGTGTCATTAATAGTGGGTGTAAGTTTGCTAAAAATGACTATATTGATGGTGTAAGGCAACACCA
The DNA window shown above is from Polaribacter sp. Hel_I_88 and carries:
- a CDS encoding helix-turn-helix domain-containing protein → MKLLSEFVKNRRKEVHLTQEEFAERTGVALTVIRKIEQGKTNLNLEKVNLVLAMFGHELAPIAKKSIDDETR
- a CDS encoding HipA domain-containing protein gives rise to the protein MKSKKNCLYCYNTLTTETDFHEKCALEFFGTKEAPEIPYRLEDMGTLAKNVVERSIAVPGVQPKLSMSLDNNISTKETPRLTVVGALGGHYIFKPPTPQFREIPENEHLTMRIAAAFGLNVVPSSLIRLASGELAYITKRIDRTTEGEKIHMLDLFQVTEAYDKYKSSMEKVGKAIGQYSRNTLLDKIFFFELTLFSFLTGNNDMHLKNFSMIEDTTEWILSPAYDLLNVCIVLPEDTEELALTLGGKKKKFKKEHFEKLGQFLALTDKQIKGVFKRMFKNKSKAIELINSSFLSDEMKTAYKTILENRYQRIE
- a CDS encoding DUF5675 family protein is translated as MVFVLHRTYFPEGTQGILLYLGQFVCYTIELPWIQNKRNISCVPEGLYTLQKRYSQKFKHHIHLQDVPGRSLILLHPANDAIKELEGCIAPVSNHTGIGKGNSSRKAFHKLTSLVLPALAKNTHVQLRITSSLSYFRSQLFI
- a CDS encoding HipA N-terminal domain-containing protein, with the translated sequence MRQGNVYYKETLAGIILETAEGDFVFTYDASYVAHYPKQFITFNMPVRTDPYTSARLFPFFEGLIPEGWLLEIATKNWKIKANDSMGLLLACCQNCIGAVSVIPIKENDEV